One Gossypium raimondii isolate GPD5lz chromosome 3, ASM2569854v1, whole genome shotgun sequence genomic window carries:
- the LOC105794194 gene encoding protein PHYTOCHROME KINASE SUBSTRATE 1, whose product MAMVTLTSNYNTNLSQTLSFEGKNSSLRDVSFSTFFDDAEENYIRKLSASNRELSSKTTNTKQDEHHYLGLKKEDDGEIGVFGAEKYFNGGIDLESPRITKIHAKTLECVKDGRVSIEPVKPVIYQGTPSVRSESSWNSRSALLRSTMRNPPAKKPPKVNGKSFLSGLAGCKCYCSGRNSVDIEEAQVGEISFKRPAANGEGLQGKPNKTASSKASLEVNKPVAEPWTKEDIFSFPTMNSTMGIRPVEVSLQGDVDEIGRKSLEVFGSPALGKRNKSLNIERRLQMFSLDSNPKAEKIENTKGNYNDTESDASSDLFEIESLTGKVNPFLVKQTSDAASGCATPTTCYAPSEASIEWSVVTASAADFSVMSDYEELRPPVTFPSPMRTYPTTTKTKGSKNKGRSSGLLGCNSQKAVEVAGDTQKTNDKAGFDPRMRSVSDSYIPATRFGAGTKLAAAFQPTHTAGASRLLFIQ is encoded by the coding sequence ATGGCTATGGTAACATTAACATCAAATTACAACACAAACCTGTCGCAAACATTGTCCTTTGAGGGAAAAAATAGCAGCCTTCGTGATGTTTCTTTCTCTACTTTCTTCGATGATGCTGAGGAAAACTATATAAGAAAACTTTCGGCTTCAAACCGAGAGCTCAGCTCCAAGACAACCAACACCAAACAAGATGAACATCATTATTTAGGACTGAAGAAAGAAGACGATGGGGAAATTGGAGTATTTGGAGCTGAAAAATACTTCAATGGAGGAATTGATTTAGAAAGTCCAAGAATAACCAAAATACATGCAAAAACATTGGAATGCGTTAAAGATGGTAGAGTCAGCATAGAGCCTGTCAAGCCTGTAATATATCAGGGAACTCCAAGTGTTCGATCAGAATCAAGCTGGAACAGCCGAAGTGCATTGCTCCGAAGTACTATGAGAAATCCTCCTGCGAAAAAACCTCCTAAAGTGAATGGAAAGAGTTTTCTTTCGGGTCTTGCTGGCTGCAAATGTTACTGTTCTGGTAGAAATTCAGTTGATATTGAAGAAGCACAGGTTGGTGAAATAAGTTTCAAGAGACCAGCTGCTAATGGAGAGGGCTTGCAAGGCAAGCCAAATAAAACTGCATCCAGTAAGGCCAGCCTAGAGGTTAATAAACCAGTGGCGGAACCCTGGACGAAGGAAGACATTTTTAGTTTCCCAACTATGAATTCTACTATGGGAATTCGACCTGTTGAAGTGTCACTGCAAGGAGATGTGGATGAAATCGGACGGAAATCATTGGAGGTTTTCGGCTCGCCGGCACTTGGAAAGAGAAACAAGTCTTTGAACATCGAGAGGAGGCTGCAAATGTTCTCTCTGGATTCTAATCCCAAAgcagaaaaaattgaaaatactaaAGGCAACTACAACGATACAGAGAGCGATGCAAGTTCAGACTTATTTGAGATAGAGAGCCTCACAGGAAAAGTCAATCCGTTTCTTGTCAAACAAACTTCTGATGCAGCGTCTGGGTGTGCCACCCCAACAACTTGTTATGCACCAAGCGAGGCCAGCATAGAGTGGAGTGTGGTCACAGCAAGTGCAGCAGATTTCTCAGTCATGTCTGACTATGAAGAGCTAAGGCCACCGGTAACTTTTCCAAGCCCAATGAGAACTTATCCGACAACCACCAAAACCAAAGGTTCTAAAAACAAGGGCCGTTCCAGTGGTCTATTGGGGTGTAACAGCCAAAAAGCTGTTGAAGTTGCTGGAGATACACAAAAAACAAATGACAAGGCAGGTTTTGACCCAAGAATGCGCAGTGTGTCAGATTCCTACATACCTGCAACAAGATTTGGAGCTGGCACTAAACTTGCCGCGGCATTTCAACCTACTCATACAGCAGGAGCTTCACGTCTCTTGTTTATTCAGTAG